A section of the Schistosoma haematobium chromosome ZW, whole genome shotgun sequence genome encodes:
- the LRRC69 gene encoding Leucine-rich repeat-containing protein 69 (EggNog:ENOG410VCAU~COG:T), protein MKNVDLIVLRAITTQQKRLSLSNKKLYHLPYNIEFLNWLVILDLRSNNLSDLPILPKHLQSINLGHNWFTTIPNSVFELTSLKSISMYSNQLQSIPSTIFAHLKYLSSSHNKLTTLPESMCSMLNKLEYLNLGYNHILTLPFNFGLLQNMKTLLLHKNFLTRLPETFGQLKSLTVLDLAGNNLQLLPSNFTQLKLKEFYAEANPFTRNDLFTSTYKENVLTLKEIVLRKLSRLGFIDIGVSNPWLESIIGSKQWQTAGFCALCKNPFVTWWLESVRFANRKELIISKKSQLNKASPEVLYPLRTLFCSYHCLNSSGNCYELSVG, encoded by the exons ATGAAAAATGTTGATTTAATTGTTTTACGCGCAATCACAACTCAACAAAAACGTTTGAGTTTAAGTAATAAAAAACTTTATCATTTACCATACAACATTGAATTTCTTAACTGGCTTGTAATATTAGATCTACGTTCAAATAATTTATCTGATCTGCCAATTCTACCAAAACAT cTACAATCGATTAATTTAGGTCACAACTGGTTTACAACAATACCTAATTCTGTATTTGAATTGACGTCACTCAAATCAATCAGTATGTATAGCAATCAACTTCAATCTATTCCAAGTACAATTTTCG CCCATTTGAAATACTTGTCGAGTTCTCATAATAAATTGACGACACTACCAGAGTCAATGTGTTCAATGCTCAACAAATTAGAATATTTAAATCTAGGTTATAATCATATTTTGACATTGCCATTTAATTTTGGTCTActacaaaatatgaaaacacTTCTTTTACATAAGAACTTTTTAACACGATTACCTGAG ACATTCGGGCAACTGAAATCACTAACAGTTTTAGACTTAGCTGGTAATAACTTACAACTTTTACCATCCAAC TTTACACAGTTGAAATTAAAAGAATTCTACGCTGAAGCTAATCCATTCACACGAAACGATTTATTTACTTCAACGTATAAAGAAAATGTTTTAACATTGAAA GAAATTGTCTTACGAAAATTATCCCGTTTAGGATTTATTGA tATTGGTGTTAGCAATCCTTGGTTAGAAAGTATTATAGGATCAAAACAATGGCAAACAGCTGGATTTTGTGCTCTATGTAAAAACCCATTTGTAACTTGGTGGTTAGAAAGTGTCCGATTTGCCAATCGTAAAGAATTA ATTATCTCTAAAAAATCTCAGTTGAACAAAGCATCTCCAGAAGTATTATATCCGTTAAGGACTTTATTTTGCAGTTATCACTGCTTAAATTCAAGCGGAAATTGTTACGAATTAAGTGTTGGTTAA